DNA sequence from the Juglans microcarpa x Juglans regia isolate MS1-56 chromosome 5S, Jm3101_v1.0, whole genome shotgun sequence genome:
ccaagctaaggctcgtcatcctcatctgcataaaaatctgcgataccataaaatggtatcacaggtaagtataaaccaaacaactctcgggataaaaacatattaatgcaaccaacatgcattcatacgacaaaatccacttagctataaaataccattttcctCCAAAAAGGATtgtttccaacacatgccaaaatctcattttggcccaaaaacatagtctatcattttcccagaaaaatgattcacacaaaacaaactatttattggacactgtaggcgggaatcgcaggcgggactctaccaccgtccctgcttaccagcatccctaccgcatgcaccgtaggcgggaatcacaggcgggacacaaccaccatccctgcttaccaccatccctaccgcgtgcaccgtaggcgagaatcacaggcgggactctaccaccatccctgcttaccaccatccctacagttcctttccacacaataaatacttatcacacaaaatgaatacttatcacacaccatgaatacttatcagagcactgtaggcgggaatcacaggagggactataccaccatccctgcttaccaccatccctaccgcgtgcatcgtaggcgggaatcacaggcgggacacaaccaccatccctaccgcgtgcaccgtaggtgggaattacaggcgagactctaccaccatccctacttaccaccgtccctacagtctcttttccttttttttcaaatcagtCAATCTagtcatttcaaacacactcaaatcatttcacatgaaaatctaattttcagataaacacatgaacatgtatgcaatcatgtgaaaactcagtttttatttacaaacatgaacatgcgtgcaaatatgccatatacatgaaacaacaccacaacaaccaacaattcacaataccaaccaaacacacaactccgtccataatccatccgaccccgaactcctcggactcagtccggcatgtccaaccagatcacaataataagttttagtgccaaaatacatttaaatcacgaaagttctttggaaaaatacttacagtgctatataataattttcgaaggatcacgaagctgcaagaagtggcggctcagcaacgtaacagtgtaaaatacactgtggccgtgggtctcaaaaactcgcttttcaacggagacatactaagacccgaaattgatagggtagggcctagagaggtcggtgaagccaatggtggtggtggtttaccgtgagtggcggcgcaaatggtggttttaggctaaaaatatccaaatcagAAATGAGGTTGGAtatgcttcaccggtgacggatcggagttgAGGTTGGGTCCATTGAGTTGATAGAAGGTtaatgatgaagtggtgaagagatggtggccggaggttgCGCGGCGGCGGCGCAGGAGCTCAAAGGGTGCCGCGGCTTTGCATCGTGCGAGGGAGGAGTTGGAAATGGAGGGGAATGGCCGCCGgtgggtggaggaggaggaggaaggggcggtgaggtgcacggcggtgcacggcggcgcagAAAGTCTACAACCCGTATGGGTTTGACACAGCcagcggggagagagagagagagcgtgggtAAGGGAAACCGGGGTGGGGGAGATCGCCGGAgtgtggggaaggaggtgggacTGGCGGTGTAGCCGGACGGTGGCGCACGGTGACGGCTGATGGACGAACGACGTGGACGCAGGGGAGAAAGGGAGAACTGGTCGCGCGTGGGAGAGGaagcaggggaagaaagaaaaaagaaaggaaaagaaaaaaagaaaaaaagagaggaaagagaaaatagagggaaagaaatgaggtccaatcctcatatcttgggtcacaaaaatgatccaacgaaaattatttcaaaacagtagctcaattaaaataatttaaacgtaatgatacaatgcaaataaaataattaaatcccacaatcaattaatttaaaagaagaacaatttaaatgcataataataaataaatattaagaaaacataacaatttaattttcacaatttaaatatcataaaataactcattttaaatatccgataattataaaataagagaataaatttttgaattattaaaaataatcattcaatgaaaatatactaaaatacgagaTATTACATCAACTCGTATGAGAAATGACAGAGTCATATGCATGGCGGAGAGAAGATAAGAGGTCaacaattttcattttgataggGCTGAATTACTGGTAGAGAATGAAATGAAGAATGatatggagaagaagaagattgatATGGAGATTATGAAGTTAGATCTTGCTGGCATGAATGGAGATATGTTTTATAGGGTGTGATCATGTGGTTTATGCATATGGGATTGTGAATGtgcataaaaattatatagaattaTTGACAGGCAGTGAACATTAGCATTATGAATGTCCAAAATTGTCTCTCTAGTTGACTGCATGTGGATTGTGAATgtgcataataattttttgttaacaTCTACAAAAACTGTCAACTagagattttaatttcatagATTGTTGGATtcaattgataaaataaatataattgttggaggttattggagattataaaaataaaaataaaaagtatttaaaaaatataaataattaaagaaatataaataacaaaaaataataatattttattattataaagagtgtaatggctaattcaatgtagatttcaaattttgagtaattagtacttaaaagtaaaaaaattaaatattagtcagaatttaaaaattgagataACTAATCCAATGCAAATACTTTTATAGATATTTGATGCAACAAGAAActttcatgaaaaattaaataacaaggacaattgaaagaagaaaattaatatttataattgaagaaatggaagtgcCCCAAACTCGTAACACTAACGAATTAAATGAGCTGCAGGACCAATGTATTAAAGGACAATGCTACAATGCCTCTCATGTGTAAGgttgtataataaaaaatataaaaaccgaTTAAACCGGATCGGATCATATTGAATCGGTGGACTTCGTTCAGCTTATAAGCAATCCGGTATGGTACTAGTTTTTAAGAACTAGAATCGTTCCTAAATCGATGCGGTAacgattttcatattttaaaaatcagtttaaatcaaaccaattcggtatatataattataattttttatattatattatatatattatatgttaaattgttagttcatataacatgaaattctaatatGATTATtcaagtatattaattttacatGTGATATAACATCAAAATTaaccttataatttttaatttatcatttgatataacatctaaattttaattttataatataaaattaatataatataaatttcaatCTTAATCATagacattaatattaagttattaatataaacttacttttaatatatatatagattaatatatttatggcataataaattataatatatattctttttgtcaatatatttttacacatttgatcatatatactcatataaaaagtctagaacttatatagactataattaaattcaatactatactagtatatgttaattattataaaataataaacttatactataatataaatagattaataatttagtatatgtaaacataataTGATTATTAACATAAATAATCTGTAAACCTGGAAAAACCAGACCGAACTGAAACCCAAAAATCGGAAGTTTCAATTTTTGTAGTGAATTAGTCCAATATTTCAAAACAGGTGTATGCTGGTTTAgttctaaaaaatgtacaaaatcagACGCCGGTTATACCCCTACTTATATGTGCTATAGCAcaattgcactttttttttctttttattattttttaaaaaaaatatgcaaaatactTATAATCATCCAAgctaataatttattaataattttaaaagattattaataattgttgaataaaatgcaaatttactaataatttaaaaaaaaattatgagaggACACATTGGCTAGTCATCCAAGCTTTCCATGCATTAAAACttactaaaacaaaaataaagcagCTTATAACACAAAACACTCAAATTACTATAGTGCTAACATTACTCATCAAAAATAAACCAAGCCACATCCACTCGCTTTGATTTTATTCAACATCAATCATCTATAGTGCTAACATtactcatcaaatgagttcaattttcaaaattttcaaaatttatgtttaaaatcatCACATTAGATTCACCAAAcactaaaattttaaactttaaactatAGTGCATTTCAATTCATCTGCAAATTTGAAGATTCACTATTCatactctataactattattttatttatttaaattattattttctaatttttaaccacaatatatttaagttagaaaacaataatttaagtatcaaattaaattattaattaacatataattaatgtaattgtaaaatatgaaaaaaaaattaaaaatattattattaaaaaaataatattgtattattattttgatcaatcCAATGTATAGTTATGGATAtagaggttttgaatttatggaAACATGCGCTTTTCATCTAATGGAACGGTTCTGAAATTGATTAGCTTTCCATGCATCGCTTTGGCGAGTATGATATATGAATTGCAAATGCTTACGAGATGTTTGGATGAAGGGCGAAACTGAATCATTGTAATTTACAATATTCCATTATCACGCATCCCCTGATCAAATAATACTCGCGCGTAACATGCAGTATGACAGCTCATGCTTTTCTGGGAAGCATCGGATGACTAAACTACAACACCAACAAGCACATAAGGGACCAGTGATCAATGATAGTATTTCACATAAGGATCCAAAGACAAGGTCTCTTGAGATTGGAAGCTGGAATTCGGCAATGGTACTGGTGGTGATGGTTCCTCTTGGTCCGCTAAACTGTTTTGTGCATTAAAGGTCTGTTgcgaaggaaaagaagaagcaaGGTCTAAGCTAGATGGATCCTCATCGAAGAAGCTGATCATGGTTTGATGAAGCCAAATTTGAGTTTGGAGGAACTTCACGTAGTGAATAGCCTCTTCCAACATTGACACCGTGTCCATCTTACTCCCACCAGGAACTAAGCTCTGCAAGATCTTGAAACGGTCACTGATCCTGTGCCTCCTTTCCCTAGCAGCTACGCTTTGTGGATCAGTCGAGAGCTTCACTCCTCTGCTTCTCTTCCcacctttcttcttctctttgctGCTGTTTGCCACTGAAGAAAACTCAGAGCTAGGGTTTGCAGGGGAAAAGTTGTCCATTAGCAGCAATAAAGACACTTCAAACTCACACACTGCGCGTGTTCAGATTCGTAGTTGGAACTGAGAAAGCATGGTGTCTATTGgacatatttatagagagaatGCTGCTTTGATATGTTGAATGAATGGATGGCATATCGTCATTCTGTCAATCTATGGCGGAGGACACGGATGTCTACCGTAGGGGACTAGACCCAGCAGGCAGCTAGCAGGTCTTCTTATAAATTAGCAATACGCAAAGTTTTTGCTTTGCAGATTCCATTGTTAAAGTCACTGTAGCCATCCTCTTCTATTTTAACTAGTCTGCAAGATCGaattcaacttattttttaagtggGCCTGCAGTACTTAATTATCAAATACGGATAGGACTAGTAATGACGcttcaaaattttaagattacgttttgatgttgagttgaattctttataaataataataaattaaaataatagaataagtTTTGTAGGAtccacttaaaatgagtttaaggCTGCGTTTGATTGTAAGATTCAGCTGAACTTAGTCTAATTTTGAATtgagtctaatatctaaacacacaacactcaaattactaaattcatctcaactcaaaaccttcttacacgtgggacccacaacttttttcaacttaacacatctttatatgtgatatccacaacctttttcaacttcccataaaaaatattaaactcatcttaacattcaaatacactttaaactcagtttagatgagtCACACATAGCTCActctactactcaactcactactgtTTATAAAGAACTAAGCTCAATTgagctcaactcaacatctaaactcaGCCTAAATGtgcttggatgttaaaatgagtttaaatgtatttataaaaagttgaaaaaggttgcgGGTCCCACATGTAtagaagtgttgaattgaaaaaaattgtgagtctcacatgtaaagagattttaagttgagataaatttaataatttgaaagttggatgtttagatgttagacttaacTAGTTGAACTCATATGAGTTTAACAATCAAAAGAAGCCTAaatgtataattcttttgtaaaaaaataaattccattaaaaaaaatgatttttcacattttttttatagtgaaatCTACTTATTTATAAAAGGTTTGTGCCATCATTATATATCATCAATATGTcaaattatgtaataaaatagtattatttcaaattttattttaacttttttacttttgatcATTTGATATTGATGTgcttaaatttaataaaaaagattattatatttaaaacagtAGGTAAATTGTAAATAGATTGTTAGCCTCTCACTACTCATATATATCTTATGCTAGTACGTCCTCCAGGACAGACTAGCATTTTTCACGAGCTAATCTGCGCCCGGTGTTTACTGCTGGACGTGACGGTTAAACTTAAAACATTCTTCCGttctttgaaataatttttttaaatatttcaatacGTACACAAATTTACTATtaactttttaaacatttaaacaaaaattaaattccaGGGTCAAATCTAGGAAACAAATCAGTAGGccaactagcattttccatatattAATCAATGGTCTGCTTCCATCTAAGGACGAAGTTGTTGCGGGACTTTTCAAGTGTACGCTTCCAGCCATTTTAACTTCGGGTTTTACTGTTTGCTGAAAGAGAATCACTATTCATGTTTGCTCGTGTTACCTAATTACCTCTCGTTAAGCtcagggaaaagaaaagaaccgAGTCTGATTTGGATACCTAAAATTATCTCTTTGCATTTTACctaattgttataattttttaaaatttttacataaaatataataaataatttaatttttttaaatttttaaataaaaataatattaaaaatatatattctactaatattttatttaatttttaataaaatttttcatctcttttcatTGAACTACGTAATCAAATGAGCTTTAGGAtaggtttggatggtgagatgagaattttatattttgtttgagagtttaaaatattgtgttttaatattattattgtatcgagatttgaaaaaggtgaattgagatttgaaaaaattaaattatttattatattttgtatgggaatttgaaaaatgtgtaatgatgagatgagatgagatgaaaattttgtatctcatctcatctccaaaCCTGCTCTTAATGTCTCCCAGCTCTTCCTACTAAGGGAGTTTT
Encoded proteins:
- the LOC121267303 gene encoding transcription factor LAX PANICLE 1-like produces the protein MDNFSPANPSSEFSSVANSSKEKKKGGKRSRGVKLSTDPQSVAARERRHRISDRFKILQSLVPGGSKMDTVSMLEEAIHYVKFLQTQIWLHQTMISFFDEDPSSLDLASSFPSQQTFNAQNSLADQEEPSPPVPLPNSSFQSQETLSLDPYVKYYH